From the genome of Eucalyptus grandis isolate ANBG69807.140 chromosome 2, ASM1654582v1, whole genome shotgun sequence, one region includes:
- the LOC104434123 gene encoding LOW QUALITY PROTEIN: GDSL esterase/lipase At2g30310 (The sequence of the model RefSeq protein was modified relative to this genomic sequence to represent the inferred CDS: inserted 3 bases in 2 codons), producing MAPAELLIFVVLLLVNTGTSILNTKSKAAKLFPAILIFGDSTVDTGNNNYIVTLFKGNHLPYGRDFPGQVPTGRFSSGKLVPDFVASAAGIXETVPPFLEPDLKDGQLRTGVSFASGGSGFDDLTTAISGVIPMSKQLEYLEKYIQRLNKMVGXEEAKKILKGALVIISAGTNDFIFNFYDIPTRRIQFNIGEYQDFLLGRLRDFILQLHELGCRKIAVAGIPPVGCLPIQMTAKFKNPEDRKCVEEENLDARIYNHKLANLLPQLQSVLPKSKIAYADVYEPMIDMINHPQKYGFLETKKGCCGTGFVEAGPLCNELTPTCRNSSQYLFWDSIHPCESAYYYISLFLEEQVLPQLFFCDSTHEY from the exons ATGGCACCGGCCGAGCTACTTATCTTCGTCGTACTACTCTTGGTGAATACTGGCACCAGCATCCTCAACACCAAGTCGAAAGCAGCTAAACTATTCCCGGCAATCCTCATATTCGGGGACTCAACAGTAGACACCGGTAATAACAACTACATTGTGACTTTGTTCAAGGGCAACCACCTCCCTTATGGCCGCGACTTCCCTGGTCAAGTTCCCACGGGTAGATTTTCTAGTGGAAAACTCGTTCCTGATTTCGTCGCTTCTGCGGCTGGTAT AGAGACAGTTCCTCCGTTTCTAGAGCCTGACCTAAAGGACGGACAACTCCGCACGGGCGTTAGCTTCGCCTCGGGAGGATCAGGGTTTGATGATCTGACAACCGCAATTTCTGGTGTAATCCCGATGTCAAAGCAACTTGAATATTTGGAGAAGTACATTCAGAGGCTTAACAAGATGGTAG AAGAGGAGGCAAAGAAGATTTTAAAAGGAGCGTTGGTCATCATCAGTGCAGGAACTAATGACTTCATATTTAATTTCTATGATATTCCCACGAGGAGAATCCAATTCAATATCGGCGAATACCAAGACTTTTTGCTGGGAAGACTACGAGACTTCATATTG CAACTCCACGAACTCGGGTGCCGTAAGATAGCGGTGGCGGGGATTCCTCCAGTTGGCTGTCTGCCCATTCAAATGACCGCAAAATTCAAGAACCCCGAGGATCGAAAATGCGTAGAAGAGGAAAACCTCGATGCTCGAATCTACAATCACAAGCTAGCAAATCTTTTGCCTCAACTACAATCAGTGCTTCCAAAAAGCAAGATTGCCTATGCGGATGTGTACGAGCCAATGATTGACATGATCAATCATCCTCAGAAGTATG GATTCctggaaacaaagaaaggatGCTGTGGCACTGGATTTGTGGAAGCAGGACCTCTGTGCAACGAACTCACACCAACATGTCGTAATTCATCGCAATACTTATTCTGGGATAGCATTCATCCATGCGAGTCGGCGTACTACTACATCTCTCTGTTCCTAGAGGAGCAAGTTCTTCCTCAATTATTCTTTTGCGACTCTACACATGAATACTGA
- the LOC104434122 gene encoding LOW QUALITY PROTEIN: sorting nexin 2A (The sequence of the model RefSeq protein was modified relative to this genomic sequence to represent the inferred CDS: inserted 9 bases in 6 codons; deleted 3 bases in 2 codons): MMGSENNQGFEEAHLYASKEEMESLVLADPSRSYSTSDYRSAMSNSLADSLHPPHPHPLSPPVLATPADSDPLLAPAPYSEPRNPSSHDSSSSSYIEPLPTPMSSSAPFDGDASSEINGADSPSRSSDSPRSFSRSSSSSAEYIKITVSNPQKEQEVSNSIVPGGNTYVTYLVTTRTNIPEFGAXEFSVRRRFRDVVTLSDRLAESYRGFFIPPRPDKSVVESQVMQKQEFVEQRRVXLEKFLRRLAAHPIIKKSDELKVFLQVQGSXPLPTSTDVAXRMLDGAVKLPKQLLSESVLAPHEVVQPAKGGRDLLRLFKELKQSVANDWGGSKPPVVEEDKEFMEKKERMNDMEQHXSNASQQAESLVKAQQDMGETMGELGLAFIKLTKFENEEAVFNSQRARAADMXNLATAAVKASRFYRELNLHTVKHLDTLHEYLGLMLAVHGAFSDRSSALLTVQTLLSELSSLKSRAEKLEAASSKIFGGDKSRIRKIEELRETVRVTEDAKNVAIREYERIKENNRTELERLDKERHADFLNMLKGFVVNQVGYAEKIANVWGKVAEETSAYARESS; the protein is encoded by the exons ATGATGGGCTCGGAGAACAACCAGGGTTTCGAGGAGGCCCACCTCTACGCCTCCAAGGAAGAGATGGAGTCCCTCGTCCTGGCCGACCCCTCCAGATCCTACTCCACCTCCGACTACCGGAGCGCCATGTCCAATTCCCTCGCCGACTCCCTccacccc ccccacccccaccctcTCTCCCCTCCCGTCCTCGCCACTCCCGCCGACTCCGATCCCTTGCTCGCCCCCGCCCCCTATTCCGAGCCTCGAAACCCTAGCTCCCACgacagctcctcctcctcctacatCGAGCCCCTTCCTACGCCGATGTCATCTTCAGCCCCCTTCGATGGCGACGCCTCCTCCGAGATCAACGGCGCCGATAGCCCTAGCCGGAGCTCCGATAGCCCCCGTAGCTTCTCCcgatcttcttcctctagcgCCGAGTACATCAAGATTACCGTGTCCAATCCCCAGAAGGAGCAGGAGGTCTCCAACTCCATCGTGCCCGGAGGTAACACCTACGTCACTTATTTAGTCACCACGAGAACCAACATTCCTGAGTTCGGGGC TGAGTTTAGCGTCCGCCGGCGGTTTCGGGATGTGGTCACCCTATCCGATAGGCTGGCCGAGTCGTACAGAGGGTTCTTTATCCCGCCGAGGCCCGATAAGAGCGTGGTGGAGAGTCAGGTGATGCAGAAACAGGAGTTCGTGGAGCAGAGGAGGG GCCTCGAGAAGTTTCTGAGGCGATTGGCGGCTCATCCCATCATCAAGAAGAGCGATGAGCTGAAGGTGTTTCTGCAGGTGCAGGGAAG TCCCTTGCCGACCAGCACGGATGTCGC GAGGATGCTCGACGGCGCG GTCAAGCTTCCGAAGCAGCTTCTCAGTGAGAGTGTGTTGGCTCCGCATGAGGTCGTGCAGCCGGCGAAAGGGGGGAGGGACTTATTGAGACTGTTTAAGGAGTTGAAGCAGTCTGTTGCCAATGACTGGGGAGGTTCCAAGCCTCCTGTGGTTGAAGAGGATAAAGAGTTtatggagaagaaggagaggatgAATGATATGGAGCAGC CAAGCAATGCTTCTCAGCAG GCGGAATCACTAGTTAAAGCTCAACAAGACATGGGGGAAACAATGGGAGAACTGGGACTGGCCTTCATTAAACTGACCAAGTTTGAGAATGAGGAGGCTGTGTTTAATTCTCAGAGAGCACGGGCAGCTGATA AAAATTTGGCAACTGCTGCAGTTAAAGCTAGCAGGTTTTACCGGGAATTAAATTTGCATACGGTGAAGCATTTG GATACCCTTCATGAGTACTTGGGTCTCATGTTAGCAGTACACGGTGCCTTCTCAGATCGCTCTAGCGCTTTATTGACGGTGCAGACTCTTTTATCAGAATTGTCTTCGCTTAAATCAAGAGCTGAAAAACTGGAAGCTGCATCATCAAAGATTTTTGGTGGCGACAAGTCAAGAATACGCAAGATAGAGGAATTGAGGGAAACTGTAAGAGTCACTGAGGATGCCAAGAATGTTGCAATAAGAGAATACGAGCGGATTAAG GAAAATAACAGGACTGAACTTGAACGGCTGGATAAGGAAAGGCATGCGGATTTCTTGAATATGCTGAAGGGGTTTGTTGTTAATCAG GTTGGGTATGCTGAGAAAATTGCCAATGTTTGGGGGAAGGTTGCAGAGGAGACAAGCGCATATGCAAGAGAGAGCAGTTGA